The nucleotide sequence GTTCGCCTGCGGCGTCATGCACGTGCTGTTCCGCGACGGCTATGCCGACCGCGCCTATATGGACAAGTACACCGATTGCCCGGCCGAGCTCGAGGCGCATCTGAGAACGCGCACGCCGGAATGGGCGTCCGCGATCTCTGGCGTGCCGGTGTCTGAGATCGAAGCGTTCGCGAAGGCGGTCGGCGAGACCAAGCGAACCTTCCTGCGCCTCGGCTACGGCTTCACCCGCTCGCGCAACGGGGCCACGCAGATGCATGCGGCACTCTGCATTCCCGCGGTGACCGGCGCCTGGCAATACGAAGGCGGCGGCGCCTTCTTCAACAATTACGCGCTGTGGCATTTCGACGAATCCATCATCGAGGGCCATGACGCGATCGATCGCACCACGCGCGTGCTCGACCAGTCCCAGATCGGCCGTATCCTGACCGGCGACACTGAGGCCTTGCACGGCAAGGGCCCGATCAAGGCGATGCTGATCCAGAACACCAACCCGATGACGGTGGCGCCGGAGCAGGCGCGGGTAGCACAGGGTTTTGCGCGCGAAGACCTGTTCGTCGCCGTGCATGAGCAGTTCATGACCGAGACGGCGCAGATGGCCGACATCGTGCTGCCGGCGACCATGTTCATGGAGCATGACGACCTCTATTACGGCGGCGGCCACCAGCACATCTCGGTGGGCGCGAAGCTGATCGATCCGCCCGGCGAATGCCGCTCCAACCATGAGGTCTTGCAGGCGCTGGCGCCGCGCGTCGGCGCGATGCATCCAGGCTTCGAGATGACGTCGCGCGAGTTGATCGATGCGACGCTGAAGCTGAGCGGCCACGGCGACATCGCCGGGCTCGAGGCCGACATCTGGCGCGACCTGCAGCCGGATTTCCGGACCTCGCATTTTCTCGACGGCTTCGCCCATCCCGACAAGAAATTCCACTTCAGGGCGGATTGGGCGCATCCGCCGTTCGGCCAGACGATGGGCGATATCGACAACATGCCTGATCTGCCGGACCATTGGGCGGTGATCGAGCAGGCCGACCAGGCCCATCCGTTCCGGCTTGCCACCAGCCCATCGCGCAGCTTCCTCAACACCACCTTCAACGAGACGCCGTCCTCGCAGGCGCGCGAGGGCAGGGCGAGCGTGATGATCCATCCGCTGGATGCAGCCTCCCTCGACATTGCTGACGGCGATGCGGTGACGCTCGGCAACATCAGAGGCGAGACCACGCTGATCGCAACGCTGTTCGACGGCGTGCGGCGCGGCGTGCTGATCGCGGAATCCGTTCACCCGAACAAGAACCATATCGGCGGCCGCGGCATCAACATGCTGACCGGAGCCGAAGCCGTCGCGCCGATCGGCGGCGCCGCATTCCACGACAACAAGGTCTGGATCAGGAAAGCGGTCGCGGGCTGACCGCGCGCCTCCGTTGCCAGCAATTTGCGTCGAGGCGCTAAAGCGGCGCCTCGCTGCAGATTGCTCTTGCACCTGCCGCCCGCGCTGCCGCAAATGCTGCAAACGGACAGCAAGGAAGCGACGTCATGACCGACAACACAGCCGTCATCACCGAAAAGCGCGGGCAGGCATTCTGGATCACCATCAACCGGCCCGAGAAGCGCAACGCGCTGAACGGCGAGGTCATCGCCGGCATCAGCAAGGGCTATCGCGACGCCCATGACGACAAGGACGTCCGCGTCATCGTGCTGACCGGCGCCGGCGACAAGGCGTTCTGCGCCGGCGCCGACTTGCAGAATTCCGGTGCGGCGTTCGCGATGGATCATTCCCGGCCGAATGTCGACTATGCCGATCTGCTCCGCCTGTCACAGAACGCGACGAAGCCCGCGATCGCGCGGGTCGGTGGCGTCTGCATGGCCGGCGGCATGGGCCTTTTGTGCATGACCGACATGGCGGTTGCGGCCGACCATGTCATCTTCGGCCTGCCGGAGGTGAAGGTCGGCGTGTTTCCGATGCAGGTGCTGAGCTTGCTGCAGTCCATCGCGCCGCCGCGTCTCGTCAACGAATGGGCGCTCACCGGCGAGCCGTTCGATGCGAAAGCTGCGCAAGCCGCGGGCCTCTTGAACTATATCGTACCGGCGGCCGAGCTCGACGCCAAGGTCGACTGGCTGATCGGCCGCACCGTCGACAAATCCCCGACCGCGATCCGCCGTGGCAAATACGCCATGCGCGCCATTGCCTCGATGTCGTTCGACGAGAGCATCGCCTACACCGAAAGCCAGATCGCGCTGCTCGCGATGACCGAGGACGCCAAGGAGGGGCTGAAGGCGTTCGGCGAAAAGCGCAAGCCGGTATGGACGGGGCGGTAGACCCGATGTTGGAACAAACTCAGAGAGGCATCCGGCAAAACGATGCCTATCTCGTTCGCGCCACGAGCTGATCGTCAAAGGAAGCTGTTCCCGCGCGCTGCAATCGGCGCTTTTTGGTAGCCGCAATGAGCTGCTTGCGCGTGCGCTTGGCATAAGTTGGCAATTGGTATTTTGAACGATGGCGGCCGGCGGTGCGCAATTCAGCATCCGTGAGATCGCTGTCGGCGCCTTCGGTGAAGCCGCCATGGCGAAATGATGTGAATGAAAGTTCGTGACGAAGCCCGGCTGCGGCGATGATCTTTTTTACGACGGAGCGGAGGTATCGCAGATCTTTGCGTTGGGTGATCCATGGGACGGGAATGCTCGATCTGCGATGAGGGTGGTCGCGCCGGAAGACCAATCCGGAGCCGTGCCCCGCTTTGATAGCGTCGAGTTCCGCCATCAACTCGGGGAAAAGCGGCGTGCCAGTTTCGTCAAAGAGGGGCCACCATGCTTCTTCGCCGTTCTTTGGATGGACAATCCTGACGCTATCTGGTCGTCCCTCCGGGCGGTAGTGCGCAAGTTCGAAAATGCCGAAGACATGCTCTTCGCGCTGCAGCCATTCCCAACTCAACAAAGCGGCTGTAGCGATGGAGTAAAACCCGAGTTTCTTGGCACTGCGCCTGAACGCGACAAGCTCGTCCCAGTTTGCAGTGGGCGTCTCCCGCTTCGGTTGACCAGGGGCTCGAGACCTTAGCCCCATCCGGGAGAACGGGTTTATTTCGGGGACCTTCGCCTCATGAGCGCGCTGGCCAACAAACCAAGCGCGCCTGCAAGCCGTCATGGCAGCATTTGCGAAGCGCCGGCGTTCGTATTTGACGGTGTTGCCGTCCGCTTCCTTGCGTTCTACGACCAGCAACTTCGCATAGACGGCATCGACAAATCCTCTAGAGAAGGCAGAAATCTGTTTCGAGCCCGCCCGACTGCCGTCCTTTAGCTCGTGATTAGCAAAAAGCGCTAAGCCCTGGGCGTAAAGTCGCTGCGTTTTGTGATCGAGTTCTTTCCACTTCTGGTGCGTCTTGAATACCCATACGAGCCAATCGAAAGTGCCAGGTGCAGGCGGAGTAGGAGACAGGTCGGTTAGCCCCCCAGAACGCCAGCTGTCAAAAGCGGGTAACAAGACTTTCTTGACCCGGTCTACAGCTGCATCGAAATCCTCGCCAAGTGCCTCAGGTTCGATGGTACAGCCTTGTCTGCGTGCCCAGGTGGGCGGCTCGAAAAAATAGGCCCAACCGCCATGCTTCAATGCCTTCCGCCGACAGTAACGAGGAAGTCCAGGCGTAGTGTTGGACAAATTCATACGAGCGAGGTCAGGTCTTGTCGGTCTAGCTTATTGGGGTTTGTAGCGCTGCACGCTGCCGCGAAGTCATCAATAGCTGCCTTCGACCAAACTGGCTCTCGGGAGCGACCAGTTCCGTGATAATGCGTCGGCGGAGGAGCTTCCCCGCGGACTATCGCGCGCGCAAGTTCGACTGTATTGCGGTAATCTAAATACGCTGCGACCATATCCGCCCGCATGACGGCTGGCCATGCGCCGACCGGCGGGTAACGAGCAGGAAGTGCAATGCGAGATCCCATTAGTCTCCATCCGCACAGATAGTTCGCCACAGATTTAAGCTTTCGCGCTTCTTCGCCGTCCTCTCTCGCTGGCGCGCGCATAAGGATGCCAAATCGTCTGTCTCGGTGTCCGCCATGCGGGCTCCGGCTAGCTCTAGTTGACCCACTGCTCGAATCCGAACGCGAAAACTAATTGAGAAACAAGTCGAGGCGATAGCTCGTGCGGCAATCGGGTGGCCTGGAGGGAAATTGGGCTGGAGTGCGCGCGCAACTAATTTAGGTCGGGACTGGCGCAGGAGGGTGGAACACAGAGCTGCTTGGGAAAAAGGTGATCGAAATCGATCACAAAACAGTTCAAGAGGTGGGCATCCGGTCTGGATGACTTTCGGCAGGGTGGTGTTTGCCCGCTGCTCGAGAGGCATCTGATTCCCTTTACCCATGCGTCCTCGTTCCAACAATCTGTCGTTCAAGTCGCTCGGGAAGCAGGGTTAGGAACTCCAATTGTCGGAATGGCAGACATGTCTGGATCCGACGGCAGACAGCGTCTGTCGCGGTACACAGATGTATGCGAGGGGAATTCAATTCTGTCTCTGTCGTTTGTGCGCGAGCGGCTTGCGCCGCACCGGGCTCTTGTGAACCGAGCCGCGCAGCGTCTCGGTAGGGTAGGCGCGGGATACCTCGTCGAGGATATCCCTACGCCTCCCCCCAAACCGTGCGGGCACTTTTCAATGCACACGGCTTTCCATACGCGCATGCGCTCGACCGGAGACGGTTGCGCGGCATGACGGACACAGGACGATCGTCTTGCGCCGCCAACCGGACTGTTTCCAAACCGTCAGCGAACCGCTTCGCAGGTCTCCAACGCGGCGGAGGTGATGCATCTCAAATGGTCCGGTCCTATCACCGCACCCTTCGCACCTGCGAGCGTTGAGGCGATCGATCAGATCATTGGGGCTTTTGACCCACCACGCCCCTGCCGTGACGTTGTCCACCACAGGACTCGTCCAGTAGGTCTGGGTCAGATGCTTCAGTCTCCACAGCTTGATACTGCGAAGTTTACCACGGACCACGGAGCTGACTTCGTAGTCCGTACCCTTCCACAGACGTGCCATGGTTCTCGCTCTCGTCGTCCGATGTCGCATCGCCAGCGTCTTCACAAGGCTGCGGAACACAACAAGCTCCAACAGTCCCAAGGCGCTCTTGAAGTCATCGGCAAACGAATGGTAGTTCGCAAAACCACGGAACTCTGAGTTATAGGCGAGGACGGTTGCGACATCGCTGGTGACCAAGAACTGCTCGCGCGGACGGCCAGTCTTTCTGGCGAGATCGCCATAGTCGTGTCGCTTGCAGAACGCGGTAACCTCCTTGCGCGGCACTCGCAAACTGACATTGCCGGTGGTCGGCCGGCGTACCACGCGCCATGTCCGGCCATCCGGCCCCGTGCGGTTGGATTTGCGTCCAGCCCCATAGGATGTGTATGTCGAGATGCGATAGCTGAGGAAGGTCACTCCCTTTGAAGCGGCGTGAACTCCACTTTTCTCGGCCGATACGGCGAGCTTCAAGGCCTGCGTCAGGAACTGTTCGACGCGAGCCATGATCTCACACGCTTCCCGCTTGCTCCCGATTACGCCGATGAGGAAGTCGTCGGCGTAGCGGCAGTACGGGTTTGTGCCTGTTCGCCAAGCGGCTCGAGGAAGGCGTCTTCCGCTGGCCGAAGATCGAGGATGGCGTGATGCGTTTGTCGGCGGCGGAATTGTCGGCGCTGCTCGAAGGGCTCGATTGGCGGCGTGTCCACGCGGCACGGGAGACGGTCGTCCCGACGCAAGCCGGATAATTGTGGGCCGCGCTGCGACGAAGTGAATCAGGGGCATCGAGCGCGCCGTCAGGCGAGCGCGAATATGCTCTGATTTGCCTGTGAGCGATAACCTTCCTGATGATCCCGAGACGCTGAAGGCGATGCTGCTTGCCGAGCGGCACGAGAGCGAGCGGCTGCGCCAGATCATCAAGAAGCTGCAGCGTCATCGCTTTGGCCGGAAGGCGGAGTCGCTTCCTGAGGAACAGATGTTGCTGGGCCCCGAGGACGTCGAGCAGGTCGCAGCTTCTGCCGAGGCCGGTCAGGACGAGACAGCCCCGGAAGGCCGGACCGAAGGCGTAGCGGATGGCCTCGGCGAGCTTGTTTCACCCTGTTATCTTTTTGTTTGCGGCAGGGGCACCCGTCAACTTGAGCGCACACGCTCGACACGTCTGTGTTTAAAGTTGCACAAACATCGTGGGCCGAACCTCTTGCGCCCCAATGTCACTGGTATATGTGAGAGCGGTTGGCACTCGCTCGTTGCGACTGCCAACCTAAAGAATATTCACAAAAGTCAGGGAGGACTGCATGAAATTCCCTCCGCTTCACGACCGCGTCGTGGTCAAGCGCATCGAAGCTGAAGAGAAGACCGGTGGCGGCATCATCATTCCCGATACGGCCAAGGAAAAGCCCTCCCAGGGCGAAGTCATCGCCATTGGCCCTGGCGGCCGGGATGAGAGCGGCAAGCTGATCCCGATCGACGTCCAGGTCGGCGACCGCGTGCTGTTCGGCAAGTGGTCGGGCACCGAGGTCAAGATCGACGGCCAGGAGCTGTTGATCATGAAGGAGAGCGACATCATGGGCGTTCTTACCGACGTGTCGTCCAAGAAGAAGGCCGCCTAATCCACCGTCACCCCCTGAGGAGCGCCCGACCGGTGCTGCCTCGCAGGTGAGCGGCGAATTTCAATTCAGGGAGGACAAATATGTCAGCTAAAGAACTCAAATTCGGGGTCGATGCCCGCGACCGGATGCTGCGCGGCGTCGACATTCTCGCCAATGCGGTCAGGGTGACGCTCGGCCCCAAGGGCCGCAACGTCGTGCTCGACAAATCGTTTGGCGCACCCCGCATCACCAAGGACGGCGTCGGCGTCGCCAAAGAGATCGAGCTCGAGGACAAATTCGAGAACATGGGCGCGCAGATGGTGCGGGAGGTGGCCTCCAAGTCCGCTGATGCGGCCGGCGACGGCACCACCACCGCGACCGTCCTTGCGGCCGCAATCGTCCGCGAGGGCGCCAAGTCGGTTGCCGCCGGCATGAACCCAATGGACCTCAAGCGCGGTATCGACCTCGCCGTCGAAGCTGTGGTGGCCGACATCGAGAAGAACTCCAAGAAGGTCACCTCCAATGAGGAGATCGCCCAGGTCGGCACGATTTCGGCCAATGGCGATGCCGAGATCGGCAAGTTCCTTGCGGACGCCATGAAGAAGGTCGGCAACGAAGGCGTAATTACCGTCGAAGAAGCGAAATCGCTCCAGACCGAACTCGATGTCGTCGAGGGCATGCAGTTCGACCGCGGCTACATCTCGCCCTACTTCGTCACCAATGCCGACAAGATGCGCGCTGAGATGGAAGACGCCTACATCCTCATAAACGAGAAGAAGCTCTCGTCGCTGAACGAGCTGCTCCCGCTGCTCGAGGCCGTGGTGCAGAGCGGCAAGCCGCTCGTCATCGTCGCGGAAGACGTCGAAGGTGAAGCGCTCGCAACGCTGGTGGTGAACCGCCTGCGTGGCGGGTTGAAAGTCGCTGCCGTCAAGGCTCCGGGCTTCGGCGATCGCCGCAAGGCCATGCTGCAGGACATCGCGATCCTGACCGGCGGCCAGGCGATCTCGGAAGACCTCGGCATCAAGCTCGAGAACGTCACGCTCAACATGCTCGGTCGGGCCAAGAAGGTGATGATCGACAAGGAGAACACCACGATCATCAACGGCGCTGGCAAAAAGGCCGACATCGAGGCGCGCGTGGCCCAGATCAAGGCGCAGATCGAGGAGACCACCTCGGACTACGACCGTGAGAAGCTCCAGGAGCGTCTCGCCAAGCTCGCGGGCGGCGTCGCGGTGATCCGCGTCGGCGGGGCGACCGAGGTCGAGGTGAAGGAGCGCAAGGATCGCGTCGATGACGCGATGCATGCAACCCGCGCGGCGGTCGAGGAAGGCATCCTGCCAGGCGGCGGCGTCGCCCTACTCCGTGCCTCCGAGCATCTCAAGGGCATCCGCACCAAAAACGACGACCAGAAGACCGGCGTCGAGATCGTGCGCAAGGCGCTGTCCTGGCCGGCCCGCCAGATCGCGATCAATGCCGGCGAGGACGGCTCGGTCGTGGTCGGTAAGGTCCTGGAAAAAGAACAGTACGGCTATGGCTTCGACGCGCAGACCGGCGAATACGGCAACCTGGTCACCAAGGGCATCATCGACCCGGCCAAGGTCGTGCGTGTGGCTATCCAGAATGCGGCTTCGATTGCGGCGTTGCTGATCACCACCGAGGCCATGGTCGCCGAGCTGCCGAAGAAGGCCGCTGCCGGCCCGGCCATGCCTCCGGGCGGCGGCATGGGTGGTATGGACTTCTAAGCCACCCATTGAGCGCCCAAAAAGCACAAGAAAGGCCCGGTATCGCTGCCGGGCCGTTCTGCATCATACTCCGCTCCGACCATCTTTCATCTTTCGCGCCTCAACAATTTGCAAACCATCCGCCGTCCCAGCCAAGCGCGATGCCCTCTGAGGCCCGCACTGCGCCAGCTCGGCCAGTTTGCAGGCTGGGCGCGCAATGTGGCGATTCGTCCAACTCAACAGCAGACCAGTTTGTGAGCCGACTCTGTAGTCAGGGAACTCCGCCAGAGGCGTCTCAAACATCAGGTGTCACGAAACGTCGATAGCCAGCAATCGTGCAGCCAGTCGAGCGTTCTTGGCAATGGTTGCGAGCGCAACGTTCAGATCCGCCAAGGTCTTCTGGTCCAAAGCGCGCGAACGATTGTTGCCCGCAGGTCAGAGATTGATCGCGCACTTTCGAACGAAGGTACCCATCCGGTGAAGCTTTCAATTACCCATAACTTTGACCACTCGAGCTGATCCGCTGATCGGCGAAATCTTGAATCGAAAGAATCACTTGTGATTCCTTGCTGAGCACCTGATTCGCGAGGGGGTGCTCTATGGGGCTGACATTAACGGATCGATCGGCAAAAGGCTGTTTGCGGTCCTTGGACGGGGAATGTTGGATTGATCGAGAGAGTAGTGGATGCGAGTTTAGGGACGCGCGGCTCGGCGACAGATTCCGCAAACTGCTCACGCAGATTGGAAGCGCCATGGGACAAAGCATTCCGCTCGTCTGCCAGGATTGGGCGAATACGAAGGCTGCCTACCGCTTCTTTTCTAACGACCGGGTCAGCGAAGCGGACATTCTGGCCGGCCATTTCCAATCGACACGTGATCGTGCCGCCGCCACTGGAGATCTCGTTCTTGTGCTGCACGATACAACCGAGTTCAGCTATCAACGCGAGAAGTCAGAAGCGATCGGCATCACCAAGAGCATAAACAGTGGACGGGATAAGGCAGGTCGCCTCAGATCGCACACGGTTTGCGGCATCCTGATGCATTCGAGCCTCGCGGTTACAATCGAGGGGGTGCCGCTGGGGTTGGCGGCCGTTAAGTTCTGGACCCGGAAGAAATTCAAGGGGACGGCAGCGCTTAAAAAGAAGATCAATCCGACCCGGATTCCCATCGAGAAAAAGGAAAGCGTCCGGTGGTTGGAAAATCTGAAGCAGTCTACGCAACTCTTGGATCATCCGGGACGATGCATCCATATTGGTGATCGCGAGAGTGACATCTACGAACTCTTCTGCGCAGCACAGGAGATCGGAACCCATTTCCTGATCAGGACCTGCGTCGACCGCTTGGCTGGAGACGGGGATCACACCATCGCCGACGAAATGGACGAGGTCGCCGTCAAAGGGCTCCATCGCATCGAAGTCAGAGACAGCAACGGCGATCCCGACCAAGCCGTTCTTGAGATCAGGTATCGCAAGATTCGCGTTCTGCCGCCGATCGGAAAGCAGAAGCGCTATCCCGCTCTGACCCTGACAGTGATCCATGCCGAAGAGCGCGGGACGCCGAAAAACAGAAAGAAGATCGATTGGAAGCTGATCACCGACCTGCCTGTTGGTTCCCGCACCGACGTCATTGAGAAGCTCGAATGGTATGGTTTGAGATGGAAGATCGAGGTGTTCCACAAGATCCTCAAATCGGGCTGCAAAGCTGAGGAGTCGAAGCTTAGGACCGCCCAGCGTCTGACCAACCTGATCTCGCTCTTTTGCATCCTGAGTTGGCGGGTCTTCTGGATGACGATGCTCAACCGTTCCGCCCCAGACGCGCCACCAACCCTCGCGTTGACTGCGACTGAAATCGGCGTGCTCGATCGCCTCGTCAACGACAAACCAAGAGCAAGACGGAGAACGCTCTCGCACTATCTGATCAAGATCGCCCGGCTCGGCGGTTATCTCGCCCGCGCCAGCGATCCGCCGCCCGGCAATACGGTCATGTGGCGCGGGCTGTCACGCCTCACCGACATCGCGCTGGGCGCCATGGTCGGAGGAGAATTTGTGGGTAATTGAAAGCCCCACCGGAGGCTTACGGTTTCACAGGCCACTGCCGGTCCCAGACGACAGAAGTCCTGCTGCGCGGCGATAGCTCGCCGGCCGGGGCGATCGGCGCGTAGCCGGCAAACTCAGGATCGATGACCGCCGACGGCACGACCGACTTCTCGGTCCTGCAGAACGAGCTCAAGGGCAAATCGAAGAGCATCGTGCTCGTAGCTTTCGATCTGCTCTACCTGAACGGCCGATATCCGGAAGCTGCCTCTTTCTCAGCGCAAAGCCGAACTCAGGAAGATCCTAAGCGGCACGGACGTCCAGTTCAGCGAAAGCGTCGAGATAGATGGCCGCGAGATGTTTGCACATGCCTGCAAGCTCGGCCTCGAAGGCGTCGTATCGAAAGTACGGGACAGCGCCTATCCGAGGGGACGCACGAACGACTGGGTCAAGAAGACCTGCGTGCAGCGGGAGACGCTGACCATTGCCGGTTTCGCACGGTGGGGGAATTGGTAGACCCTCGCGACTGTTAATCGCGCGCCGAAAGGCACTGCAGGTTCGAAGCCTGCCCGAGCAGCGATCGTGTCCCTAGGCGTGGTGTAACTGGCGGTGGGACACCGCGTTCGCCGGCGAGGGCCGGACAAGTCAGCTGGCGATTGCCGGGAAGCTGACGGCGGGATCATCGCTCAACGGCGCGATGGTTTCCAGCGTCATGTAGCGGGCGCGCTGGACGGCCCATTCATCATTCTGCTCGAGCAGGATCGCACCGACGAGGCGAACGATGGCGTCCTCATTGGGGAAGATGCCGACCACCTCGGTGCGGCGCTTGATCTCGCCGTTGAGGCGCTCGATCGGGTTGGTCGAGTGCAGCTTGGTCCGATGCTGGGGCGGGAAGGTCATGTAGGCGAGCACATCGGTCTCGGCCTCGTCGAGGAAGCCGGCGAGCTTGGGGAGCTTGGGGCGGAGCTGGTCGGCGACCTTTCGCCATTGGGTCTTTGCGGCCTCGGCATCGTCCTGGGCAAACGCGGTGGCGATGAAGGCGGAGACGACACGCCGGCCGCTCTTGCCGGCATGCGCGAGCGCGTTGCGCATGAAGTGGACGCGGGGGTCGTTGAAGAAGTGGCCAATAGATTTCGCGCGATGCAGCGACCGGCCCCGTCGTGGCCCTCGCATCAAAACCCGCTACGGGGCGATCTGAAGCCGCAAACGCACTATGAGGACAATCCAAGGCAGAATAAGCGCAAGCAGAGCGGCTGCCAGCCGCTTCAGATTGATGGCGGCGGCCGTCAGGTAGGCTTGGATCTTCATGTTCGGTAGACCGCGCCGTATGGCGCGCGCTAGTCCGTGCCAGGTTTTGGCTTCGCCGTGGAAGCCCTCTGAGCGCCAGCGATGGCGTTGATAGAGCCGTCGATCCTGCTTACTCCATCGCTCGCGACGGCGGCGGGCGCGGAGCAGTGCCGGATAATCGTCACCGACAACGACCGCTTTGTTAACTCGCCCTTTGGATAGGCAATCGCCCTTGAGCGGACACCGGGCGCAATCCTTC is from Bradyrhizobium sp. ISRA430 and encodes:
- a CDS encoding molybdopterin oxidoreductase family protein, which gives rise to MNQHAKIEIRHSTCPHDCPSACALDVEVVEGRSIGRVRGSKRQTYTAGVVCAKVARYAERIHHPERVMYPMRRTGPKGSGQFARISWDEALDEIGHRFNEAEREFGAESIWPYYYAGTMGLVMRDGLNRLTHVKKYSRFYSTICANVARVGYAIGTGKIAGVDPREMALSDLVVIWGTNPVNTQVNVMTHAARARKERGAKIAAVDIYDNETMKQADIRIILRPGTDGAFACGVMHVLFRDGYADRAYMDKYTDCPAELEAHLRTRTPEWASAISGVPVSEIEAFAKAVGETKRTFLRLGYGFTRSRNGATQMHAALCIPAVTGAWQYEGGGAFFNNYALWHFDESIIEGHDAIDRTTRVLDQSQIGRILTGDTEALHGKGPIKAMLIQNTNPMTVAPEQARVAQGFAREDLFVAVHEQFMTETAQMADIVLPATMFMEHDDLYYGGGHQHISVGAKLIDPPGECRSNHEVLQALAPRVGAMHPGFEMTSRELIDATLKLSGHGDIAGLEADIWRDLQPDFRTSHFLDGFAHPDKKFHFRADWAHPPFGQTMGDIDNMPDLPDHWAVIEQADQAHPFRLATSPSRSFLNTTFNETPSSQAREGRASVMIHPLDAASLDIADGDAVTLGNIRGETTLIATLFDGVRRGVLIAESVHPNKNHIGGRGINMLTGAEAVAPIGGAAFHDNKVWIRKAVAG
- a CDS encoding enoyl-CoA hydratase/isomerase family protein, with the translated sequence MTDNTAVITEKRGQAFWITINRPEKRNALNGEVIAGISKGYRDAHDDKDVRVIVLTGAGDKAFCAGADLQNSGAAFAMDHSRPNVDYADLLRLSQNATKPAIARVGGVCMAGGMGLLCMTDMAVAADHVIFGLPEVKVGVFPMQVLSLLQSIAPPRLVNEWALTGEPFDAKAAQAAGLLNYIVPAAELDAKVDWLIGRTVDKSPTAIRRGKYAMRAIASMSFDESIAYTESQIALLAMTEDAKEGLKAFGEKRKPVWTGR
- a CDS encoding group II intron reverse transcriptase/maturase; the encoded protein is MARVEQFLTQALKLAVSAEKSGVHAASKGVTFLSYRISTYTSYGAGRKSNRTGPDGRTWRVVRRPTTGNVSLRVPRKEVTAFCKRHDYGDLARKTGRPREQFLVTSDVATVLAYNSEFRGFANYHSFADDFKSALGLLELVVFRSLVKTLAMRHRTTRARTMARLWKGTDYEVSSVVRGKLRSIKLWRLKHLTQTYWTSPVVDNVTAGAWWVKSPNDLIDRLNARRCEGCGDRTGPFEMHHLRRVGDLRSGSLTVWKQSGWRRKTIVLCPSCRATVSGRAHARMESRVH
- the tnpB gene encoding IS66 family insertion sequence element accessory protein TnpB, translated to MCLFAKRLEEGVFRWPKIEDGVMRLSAAELSALLEGLDWRRVHAARETVVPTQAG
- a CDS encoding co-chaperone GroES encodes the protein MKFPPLHDRVVVKRIEAEEKTGGGIIIPDTAKEKPSQGEVIAIGPGGRDESGKLIPIDVQVGDRVLFGKWSGTEVKIDGQELLIMKESDIMGVLTDVSSKKKAA
- the groL gene encoding chaperonin GroEL (60 kDa chaperone family; promotes refolding of misfolded polypeptides especially under stressful conditions; forms two stacked rings of heptamers to form a barrel-shaped 14mer; ends can be capped by GroES; misfolded proteins enter the barrel where they are refolded when GroES binds); protein product: MSAKELKFGVDARDRMLRGVDILANAVRVTLGPKGRNVVLDKSFGAPRITKDGVGVAKEIELEDKFENMGAQMVREVASKSADAAGDGTTTATVLAAAIVREGAKSVAAGMNPMDLKRGIDLAVEAVVADIEKNSKKVTSNEEIAQVGTISANGDAEIGKFLADAMKKVGNEGVITVEEAKSLQTELDVVEGMQFDRGYISPYFVTNADKMRAEMEDAYILINEKKLSSLNELLPLLEAVVQSGKPLVIVAEDVEGEALATLVVNRLRGGLKVAAVKAPGFGDRRKAMLQDIAILTGGQAISEDLGIKLENVTLNMLGRAKKVMIDKENTTIINGAGKKADIEARVAQIKAQIEETTSDYDREKLQERLAKLAGGVAVIRVGGATEVEVKERKDRVDDAMHATRAAVEEGILPGGGVALLRASEHLKGIRTKNDDQKTGVEIVRKALSWPARQIAINAGEDGSVVVGKVLEKEQYGYGFDAQTGEYGNLVTKGIIDPAKVVRVAIQNAASIAALLITTEAMVAELPKKAAAGPAMPPGGGMGGMDF
- a CDS encoding IS4 family transposase, which codes for MGLTLTDRSAKGCLRSLDGECWIDRESSGCEFRDARLGDRFRKLLTQIGSAMGQSIPLVCQDWANTKAAYRFFSNDRVSEADILAGHFQSTRDRAAATGDLVLVLHDTTEFSYQREKSEAIGITKSINSGRDKAGRLRSHTVCGILMHSSLAVTIEGVPLGLAAVKFWTRKKFKGTAALKKKINPTRIPIEKKESVRWLENLKQSTQLLDHPGRCIHIGDRESDIYELFCAAQEIGTHFLIRTCVDRLAGDGDHTIADEMDEVAVKGLHRIEVRDSNGDPDQAVLEIRYRKIRVLPPIGKQKRYPALTLTVIHAEERGTPKNRKKIDWKLITDLPVGSRTDVIEKLEWYGLRWKIEVFHKILKSGCKAEESKLRTAQRLTNLISLFCILSWRVFWMTMLNRSAPDAPPTLALTATEIGVLDRLVNDKPRARRRTLSHYLIKIARLGGYLARASDPPPGNTVMWRGLSRLTDIALGAMVGGEFVGN